The Branchiostoma floridae strain S238N-H82 chromosome 17, Bfl_VNyyK, whole genome shotgun sequence genome has a window encoding:
- the LOC118404831 gene encoding uncharacterized protein LOC118404831 isoform X2, with protein sequence MLHLVWRVHPLTGPCGIIPVHILPVLKAHLLTGPCGTILALSEERSHIWIPQDEGSQFENKYQQGPCGTTLALSEERTHM encoded by the exons ACCCACTCACAG GCCCATGTGGGATAATACCAGTTCATATCCtaccag TGTTGAAAGCACACCTACTCACAG GTCCATGTGGAACAATACTGGCACTGTCAG AAGAGAGGAGTCATATATGGATCCCACAAG ACGAGGGGAGCCAGTTCGAGAACAAATATCAACAAG GTCCATGTGGAACAACACTAGCACTGTCAG AAGAGAGGACCCATATGTAG